One window from the genome of Pseudomonas sp. L5B5 encodes:
- the murD gene encoding UDP-N-acetylmuramoyl-L-alanine--D-glutamate ligase yields the protein MSLIASDHFRIVVGLGKSGMSLVRFLANRGVAFAVADTRDNPPELATLRRDYPQVEVRCGELDVDFLCRADELYVSPGLALATPALQAAAARGVKLSGDIELFARNAKAPIVAISGSNAKSTVTTLVGEMAVAAGKRVAVGGNLGTPALDLLGDDVELYVLELSSFQLETTDQLGAEVATVLNVSEDHMDRYSGLPAYHLAKHRIFRGARQVVFNRQDALTRPLVGEGLPCWSFGLGAPDFKAFGLREENGEKYLAFEFQNLMPVRELKVRGAHNQSNALAALALGHAVGLPFDAMLAALRTFAGLEHRCQWVRDLDGVGYYNDSKATNVGAALAAIEGLGADIAGKIVLIAGGDGKGADFRDLQGPVASHCRAVILMGRDSQQIGEAIGEGVPLIRASSLGEAVEQCRSVSQAGDVVLLSPACASFDMFKNYEDRGQQFVRIVEALA from the coding sequence GTGTCCCTGATCGCTTCTGACCACTTCCGCATCGTTGTCGGCCTCGGCAAGAGCGGCATGTCCCTGGTTCGCTTCCTGGCGAACCGGGGCGTTGCCTTTGCAGTGGCCGACACGCGGGACAATCCACCGGAACTGGCCACGCTGCGCCGTGACTATCCGCAGGTGGAAGTGCGTTGTGGCGAGCTGGACGTGGACTTCCTGTGCCGTGCCGATGAGCTCTACGTGAGCCCCGGCCTGGCCCTGGCGACTCCTGCCCTGCAGGCGGCGGCCGCGCGGGGTGTGAAGTTGTCCGGAGACATCGAGCTGTTCGCGCGTAACGCGAAGGCGCCGATCGTTGCCATCAGCGGTTCCAATGCCAAGAGCACCGTGACTACCCTGGTGGGCGAAATGGCTGTTGCGGCAGGCAAGCGTGTCGCCGTGGGCGGCAACCTCGGAACCCCCGCACTGGACCTGCTCGGCGATGATGTCGAGTTGTATGTCCTGGAGTTGTCCAGCTTCCAGCTCGAAACCACCGACCAGCTTGGGGCCGAAGTGGCCACTGTGCTGAACGTCAGCGAAGACCACATGGATCGCTACAGCGGCCTGCCGGCATATCACCTGGCCAAGCACCGGATCTTCCGTGGCGCCCGGCAGGTGGTGTTCAACCGTCAGGATGCCCTGACCCGGCCACTGGTCGGTGAAGGCCTGCCGTGCTGGAGCTTCGGCCTGGGTGCACCGGACTTCAAGGCCTTCGGCCTGCGCGAGGAAAATGGCGAGAAATACCTGGCTTTCGAATTCCAGAACCTGATGCCGGTACGCGAGCTGAAGGTCCGTGGAGCGCACAATCAGTCCAATGCCCTGGCGGCCTTGGCCCTGGGGCATGCGGTAGGCCTGCCGTTCGATGCCATGCTCGCGGCCCTGCGTACCTTTGCCGGCCTCGAACATCGCTGCCAGTGGGTGCGAGACCTGGATGGCGTGGGTTATTACAACGACTCCAAGGCCACCAACGTTGGCGCTGCCCTGGCAGCCATCGAAGGCCTGGGAGCGGATATTGCCGGCAAGATCGTGCTGATTGCCGGTGGCGACGGCAAGGGTGCCGACTTCCGTGATCTGCAAGGACCCGTGGCAAGCCATTGCCGAGCCGTGATCCTGATGGGTCGTGATTCGCAGCAGATCGGCGAAGCCATTGGCGAGGGCGTACCGCTGATTCGTGCCAGCTCGCTGGGCGAGGCGGTGGAGCAGTGCCGTTCGGTTTCCCAGGCTGGGGATGTCGTGCTGCTGTCGCCTGCTTGCGCCAGCTTCGACATGTTCAAGAACTACGAGGATCGTGGCCAGCAGTTCGTCCGCATCGTGGAGGCACTGGCATGA
- the murC gene encoding UDP-N-acetylmuramate--L-alanine ligase yields MVENQKAMPQPEMRRIRRIHFVGIGGVGMCGIAEVLLNLGYQVSGSDLKASPVTERLESFGAQIFIGHRAENAANADVLVVSSAVNTSNPEVATALERRIPVVPRAEMLAELMRYRHGVAVAGTHGKTTTTSLLASVFAAGGLDPTFVIGGRLNAAGTNAQLGTSRYLIAEADESDASFLHLQPLVAVVTNIDADHMATYDGDFNKLKKTFVDFLHNLPFYGLAVMCLDDPVVREILPLVKRPTVTYGFSEEADVRAINVRQQGMQTFFTVLRRDCEPLDVSVNMPGNHNVLNSLATIAIATDEGISDEAIVQGLSGFQGVGRRFQVYGELPVEGGNVMLVDDYGHHPTEVAAVIKAVRGGWPERRLVMVYQPHRFSRTRDLYDDFVQVLADANVLLLMEVYPAGEEPIPGADSRQLCHSIRQRGQLDPIYIERGVDLAPLVKPLLRAGDILLCQGAGDIGGLAPKLLNSPLFAGAVAAGKGAK; encoded by the coding sequence ATGGTTGAGAACCAGAAAGCCATGCCGCAGCCGGAAATGCGCCGTATCCGCCGTATTCACTTCGTCGGTATCGGCGGGGTGGGCATGTGCGGGATCGCCGAGGTGCTGCTGAACCTGGGCTACCAGGTGTCTGGCTCCGACCTCAAGGCATCGCCGGTCACCGAGCGCCTGGAGTCCTTTGGCGCGCAGATTTTCATCGGCCACCGCGCCGAGAACGCTGCCAATGCCGATGTGCTGGTGGTTTCCAGCGCCGTGAACACCTCCAACCCGGAAGTCGCCACCGCTCTGGAGCGGCGTATTCCGGTAGTGCCGCGTGCGGAGATGCTCGCCGAGCTGATGCGCTATCGTCACGGTGTTGCCGTGGCCGGTACCCACGGCAAGACCACCACCACCAGCCTGCTGGCCTCGGTGTTCGCCGCTGGCGGCCTGGACCCGACGTTCGTCATCGGTGGTCGGCTCAATGCCGCGGGCACCAATGCACAGCTGGGCACCAGCCGCTACCTGATCGCCGAAGCCGACGAAAGCGATGCCAGCTTCCTGCACCTGCAACCGCTGGTCGCCGTGGTCACCAACATCGACGCCGATCATATGGCGACCTACGACGGCGACTTCAACAAGCTGAAGAAAACCTTCGTCGACTTCCTGCACAACCTGCCGTTCTATGGTCTGGCGGTGATGTGCCTGGACGATCCGGTGGTGCGCGAGATCCTGCCGCTGGTCAAGCGCCCGACCGTGACCTATGGCTTCAGTGAAGAAGCCGACGTGCGCGCCATCAATGTTCGCCAGCAAGGCATGCAGACCTTTTTCACCGTGCTGCGCCGCGACTGCGAGCCGCTGGATGTATCGGTGAACATGCCGGGCAACCATAACGTGCTCAACTCCCTGGCAACCATTGCCATCGCCACCGACGAAGGCATCAGCGATGAAGCCATCGTCCAGGGCCTGTCGGGCTTCCAGGGCGTGGGCCGGCGCTTCCAGGTCTACGGCGAGCTGCCGGTGGAAGGCGGCAACGTGATGCTGGTGGATGACTATGGTCACCACCCGACCGAAGTCGCCGCGGTGATCAAGGCCGTGCGTGGTGGCTGGCCGGAGCGCCGTCTGGTGATGGTCTACCAGCCGCATCGCTTCAGCCGTACCCGCGACCTATACGACGACTTCGTGCAGGTGCTGGCCGATGCCAACGTCTTGCTGTTGATGGAAGTCTACCCGGCCGGTGAAGAGCCCATCCCGGGCGCCGACAGCCGCCAGCTGTGCCACAGCATCCGCCAGCGTGGCCAGCTGGATCCGATCTACATCGAACGTGGCGTCGATCTGGCGCCACTGGTCAAGCCGTTGCTGCGCGCTGGTGACATCCTGCTGTGCCAGGGTGCCGGTGATATCGGCGGCCTTGCGCCAAAACTGCTCAACAGCCCGCTGTTCGCCGGCGCTGTGGCCGCTGGCAAGGGGGCGAAATGA
- a CDS encoding cell division protein FtsQ/DivIB: MQGASVRHQPPAPGRKPVPRGASRMVAKEPMSVRLPKANFGFLKSLFWPVMLVALGFGTYEGAQRLLPYADRPITKIAVQGDLSYISQQAVQQRIAPYVAASFFTIDLASMRTELEQMPWIAHAEVRRVWPDQVVIRLEEQLPVARWGDEALLNNQGQAFTPRELANYEHLPQLFGPQRAQQQVMQQYQVLSQMLRPLGFSIARLELRERGSWFLTTGAGSAGPGIELLLGRDHLVEKMRRFIAIYEKTLKEQITNIARIDLRYANGLAVGWRDPAAPTTAQPAVAKN, translated from the coding sequence ATGCAAGGCGCATCGGTTCGTCATCAGCCACCCGCACCCGGCCGCAAGCCGGTGCCGCGGGGTGCCAGCCGAATGGTGGCCAAGGAGCCAATGTCGGTGCGCCTGCCGAAAGCCAATTTCGGCTTTCTGAAAAGCCTGTTCTGGCCCGTGATGCTGGTGGCCCTGGGCTTTGGCACCTACGAAGGCGCCCAGCGCCTGCTGCCTTATGCCGACCGGCCGATCACCAAGATCGCGGTACAGGGGGACTTGAGCTACATCAGCCAGCAGGCGGTGCAGCAGCGGATCGCGCCTTACGTCGCGGCGAGCTTCTTCACCATCGACCTGGCGAGCATGCGCACCGAACTGGAACAGATGCCCTGGATCGCCCATGCCGAGGTACGTCGGGTATGGCCGGACCAGGTGGTGATTCGCCTGGAAGAACAACTGCCCGTGGCCCGCTGGGGTGACGAAGCATTGTTGAACAACCAGGGCCAGGCCTTCACCCCGCGTGAGCTGGCGAACTATGAGCACTTGCCGCAGTTGTTCGGGCCGCAGCGGGCCCAGCAGCAAGTGATGCAGCAGTATCAGGTGTTGAGCCAGATGCTGCGACCGCTGGGTTTCTCGATTGCCCGTCTGGAACTGCGCGAGCGTGGCAGCTGGTTCCTGACCACCGGAGCCGGCAGTGCCGGGCCGGGGATCGAGTTGCTGCTGGGTCGCGATCATCTGGTGGAAAAGATGCGCCGCTTCATTGCCATTTATGAAAAAACGCTGAAAGAACAGATCACGAACATCGCACGCATCGATCTGCGTTATGCCAACGGCCTGGCCGTCGGCTGGCGCGATCCAGCGGCACCCACGACGGCGCAGCCCGCCGTCGCGAAGAATTAA
- the ftsA gene encoding cell division protein FtsA, whose translation MANVQSGKMIVGLDIGTSKVVALVGEVAADGSLEIVGIGTHPSRGLKKGVVVNIESTVQSIQRAVEEAQLMAGCRIHSAFVGVAGNHIRSLNSHGIVAIRDREVSSADLERVLDAAQAVAIPADQRVLHTLPQDYVIDNQEGVREPLGMSGVRLEAKVHVVTCAVNAAQNIEKCVRRCGLEIDDIILEQLASAYAVLTDDEKELGVCLVDIGGGTTDMAIFTEGAIRHTAVIPIAGDQVTNDIAMALRTPTQYAEEIKIRYACALAKLAGAGETIKVPSVGDRPPRELSRQALAEVVEPRYDELFTLIQAELRRSGYEDLIPAGIVLTGGTSKMEGAVELAEEIFHMPVRLGVPHSVKGLSDVVRNPIYSTGVGLLQYGLQKQSDGIQFSGIGNRDSYSSDEPKAALLDRIKSWVQGNF comes from the coding sequence ATGGCAAATGTGCAAAGCGGCAAAATGATCGTCGGCCTGGATATCGGCACCTCCAAGGTGGTGGCGCTGGTAGGCGAAGTCGCGGCCGATGGCTCGCTGGAAATCGTCGGTATCGGCACCCATCCATCCCGCGGCCTGAAGAAGGGCGTGGTGGTGAATATCGAGTCCACGGTGCAATCGATCCAGCGCGCAGTGGAAGAAGCGCAACTGATGGCCGGCTGCCGGATCCACTCGGCATTCGTCGGCGTGGCGGGCAACCACATTCGCAGCCTCAACTCCCACGGCATCGTGGCGATCCGCGACCGCGAGGTCAGCTCCGCGGACCTGGAGCGGGTCCTGGACGCAGCCCAGGCGGTGGCGATTCCGGCGGACCAGCGAGTCCTGCACACCTTGCCGCAGGACTACGTGATCGATAACCAGGAAGGCGTGCGCGAGCCGCTGGGCATGTCCGGCGTGCGCCTGGAAGCCAAGGTCCACGTAGTGACCTGTGCGGTGAATGCCGCGCAGAACATCGAGAAGTGCGTGCGTCGCTGTGGCCTGGAAATCGACGACATCATCCTCGAGCAACTGGCTTCGGCCTATGCGGTGCTTACCGACGACGAGAAGGAGCTGGGCGTGTGCCTGGTTGATATCGGCGGCGGCACCACCGACATGGCGATCTTCACCGAAGGCGCTATCCGCCATACCGCGGTGATCCCGATTGCCGGCGACCAGGTGACCAACGACATCGCCATGGCCCTGCGGACCCCGACCCAGTACGCCGAAGAGATCAAGATCCGCTACGCCTGCGCCCTGGCCAAGTTGGCCGGCGCTGGCGAGACCATCAAGGTGCCGAGCGTCGGTGATCGTCCTCCGCGCGAGCTGTCGCGTCAGGCCCTGGCCGAAGTGGTCGAGCCACGCTATGACGAGCTGTTCACCCTGATCCAGGCCGAGCTGCGTCGCAGTGGCTACGAAGACTTGATCCCGGCGGGCATCGTGCTCACCGGCGGCACTTCGAAGATGGAAGGTGCGGTGGAGCTGGCCGAGGAAATTTTCCACATGCCGGTCCGCCTGGGCGTACCCCACAGTGTCAAGGGCCTGTCGGACGTCGTGCGCAATCCGATCTACTCCACCGGTGTCGGCCTGTTGCAGTACGGATTGCAGAAGCAGTCCGACGGCATCCAGTTCTCCGGCATCGGCAATCGCGACAGCTACAGCAGCGATGAACCCAAGGCGGCCTTGCTCGATCGCATCAAGAGCTGGGTTCAGGGCAACTTCTAA
- the mraY gene encoding phospho-N-acetylmuramoyl-pentapeptide-transferase codes for MLLLLAEYLQQFYKGFAVFQYLTLRGILGVLTALSLALCLGPWMIRTLQNRQIGQSVRNDGPQSHLSKSGTPTMGGALILSAIGISTLLWADLRNHYVWVVLLVTLAFGAIGWVDDYRKVIEKNSRGLPSRWKYFWQSVFGLGAAIFLYMTAQSPVDTTLLIPMLKDVSIPLGAGFVVLTYFVIVGSSNAVNLTDGLDGLAIMPTVMVGGALGIFCYLSGNVKFAEYLLIPYVPGAGELIVFCGALIGAGLGFLWFNTYPAQVFMGDVGALALGAALGTIAVIVRQEIVLFIMGGVFVMETLSVVIQVASFKLTGRRVFRMAPIHHHFELKGWPEPRVIVRFWIITVILVLIGLATLKLR; via the coding sequence ATGCTGCTGCTGCTAGCGGAGTACCTGCAACAGTTCTACAAAGGCTTCGCGGTCTTCCAGTACCTGACCCTGCGCGGGATTCTCGGGGTACTGACCGCATTGTCTTTGGCACTGTGCCTGGGTCCGTGGATGATCCGTACTCTGCAGAACCGGCAGATTGGCCAGTCCGTACGTAACGATGGCCCGCAATCGCACCTGTCCAAGTCCGGCACGCCTACCATGGGTGGCGCGTTGATCCTTTCGGCCATCGGTATCAGTACCCTGCTCTGGGCCGACCTGCGCAACCACTACGTCTGGGTGGTATTGCTGGTGACCCTGGCCTTCGGCGCCATTGGCTGGGTCGACGACTACCGCAAGGTGATCGAGAAGAACTCGCGGGGCCTGCCCAGTCGCTGGAAGTATTTCTGGCAGTCGGTGTTCGGCCTGGGCGCGGCGATCTTCCTTTATATGACTGCGCAAAGCCCGGTGGATACCACCCTGCTGATCCCGATGCTCAAGGATGTGAGCATTCCCTTGGGCGCAGGTTTCGTGGTCCTGACCTATTTCGTCATCGTCGGCTCGAGCAACGCGGTCAACCTGACCGACGGCCTCGATGGCCTGGCGATCATGCCGACGGTAATGGTCGGCGGCGCGCTGGGGATTTTCTGCTACCTGTCGGGTAACGTGAAATTCGCCGAATACCTGCTGATTCCCTATGTACCGGGGGCGGGCGAGCTGATTGTCTTCTGCGGTGCCCTGATCGGTGCCGGCCTGGGCTTCCTGTGGTTCAACACCTATCCGGCCCAGGTGTTCATGGGCGATGTCGGCGCACTGGCGCTGGGTGCGGCCCTGGGCACCATCGCAGTGATCGTGCGTCAGGAAATCGTGCTGTTCATCATGGGCGGTGTGTTCGTGATGGAAACCCTTTCGGTGGTGATCCAGGTCGCCTCCTTCAAGCTGACCGGTCGCCGGGTGTTTCGCATGGCGCCCATCCACCACCACTTTGAACTCAAGGGCTGGCCCGAGCCACGCGTGATCGTCCGCTTCTGGATCATCACCGTGATTCTCGTGCTGATCGGCCTTGCCACCCTGAAGCTGAGGTAG
- a CDS encoding D-alanine--D-alanine ligase, translating to MIAAYAKLFSTVKPSDFGRVAVLYGGKSAEREVSLKSGKAVLEALQSGGVNAFGIDVGDDLLQRLLSEKIDRAFIILHGRGGEDGSMQGLLECLGIPYTGSGILASALAMDKLRTKQVWHSLGIPTPRHAVLGCEADCISAVAELGLPLIVKPAHEGSSIGMAKVTTSSELIEAWKAASTYDSQVLVEQWIQGPEFTIATLRDQVLPPIALGTPHTFYDYDAKYLASDTQYRIPCGLESDKEQELMELTAKACEALGIAGWARADVMQDAQGQFWFLEVNTAPGMTDHSLVPMAARAAGLDFQQLVLAILAASLEARG from the coding sequence ATGATCGCTGCCTACGCCAAGCTGTTCTCCACCGTGAAACCGAGCGATTTCGGTCGGGTTGCCGTGCTCTACGGCGGCAAGAGCGCCGAGCGCGAAGTGTCGCTGAAGTCCGGCAAGGCCGTGCTAGAAGCCCTGCAGAGCGGCGGAGTGAACGCCTTTGGCATCGATGTCGGCGACGACCTGCTGCAGCGCCTGCTGAGCGAGAAGATCGATCGTGCCTTCATCATTCTCCACGGTCGTGGTGGTGAAGACGGCAGCATGCAAGGCTTGCTGGAGTGCCTGGGGATCCCCTACACCGGCAGCGGCATCCTCGCTTCGGCCCTGGCCATGGACAAATTGCGCACCAAGCAGGTCTGGCACAGCCTGGGGATTCCGACCCCACGCCATGCGGTATTGGGCTGCGAGGCCGACTGTATTTCCGCGGTGGCGGAACTGGGCCTGCCTTTGATCGTCAAACCGGCCCATGAAGGTTCCAGTATCGGTATGGCCAAGGTGACCACCAGCTCCGAGTTGATCGAGGCATGGAAGGCGGCCAGTACCTACGACTCGCAAGTGTTGGTCGAACAATGGATCCAGGGTCCGGAGTTCACCATCGCGACCCTGCGTGACCAGGTGCTGCCACCCATCGCCCTGGGCACCCCCCACACGTTTTACGACTACGACGCCAAGTACCTGGCTTCCGATACCCAGTACCGGATCCCGTGCGGCCTCGAGAGCGACAAAGAGCAGGAACTCATGGAGCTCACGGCCAAGGCCTGTGAGGCGCTCGGTATCGCCGGTTGGGCGCGTGCCGATGTGATGCAGGATGCCCAGGGGCAGTTCTGGTTCCTGGAAGTGAATACCGCTCCGGGCATGACCGACCACAGTCTGGTGCCGATGGCCGCCCGTGCGGCCGGTCTGGATTTCCAGCAGTTGGTATTGGCCATCCTGGCGGCCAGTCTTGAGGCGCGAGGTTAA
- the ftsW gene encoding putative lipid II flippase FtsW: MNLRNIIKPYPSPIITGRGVDLDFPMLAGCLTLLGLGLIMIASASTEVAAAQSGSALYYMIRHLIYILLGLGACIVTMMIPLATWQRLGWLMLIGAFGLLVMVIIPGIGREVNGSMRWIGFSFFNVQPSEIAKVFVVIYLAGYLVRRQKEVRESWMGFFKPFIVLLPMAGLLLMEPDFGATVVMMGAAAAMLFLGGVGLFRFSLMVLLAVAAVVLLIQMQPYRMARLTNFADPWADQFGAGYQLSQALIAFGRGEWLGVGLGNSVQKQFYLPEAHTDFVFSVLAEELGAVGSLCTVALFGFVCIRGMYIGLWAEKARQFFAAYVAYGLSFLWIGQFLINIGVNVGLLPTKGLTLPFLSYGGSSLVICCACLGLLLRIEWESRTHLGSEEMEFNESDFAEEPTHGR; this comes from the coding sequence ATGAACCTGAGAAACATCATCAAGCCTTACCCTTCGCCGATTATCACTGGACGAGGCGTCGACCTCGACTTCCCGATGCTCGCCGGCTGCCTGACGCTGCTCGGGCTCGGGCTGATCATGATCGCCTCGGCATCCACCGAAGTGGCGGCGGCCCAGTCCGGCAGCGCCCTGTACTACATGATCCGGCACCTGATCTACATCCTGCTGGGGCTGGGGGCCTGCATCGTCACCATGATGATCCCCCTCGCCACCTGGCAGCGCCTGGGTTGGCTGATGCTGATCGGCGCCTTTGGCTTGCTGGTGATGGTGATCATTCCGGGGATCGGCCGCGAGGTGAACGGGTCGATGCGCTGGATCGGCTTCAGCTTCTTCAACGTCCAGCCTTCCGAGATCGCCAAGGTGTTCGTGGTGATCTACCTCGCGGGTTACCTGGTACGTCGCCAGAAAGAAGTACGTGAAAGCTGGATGGGGTTCTTCAAGCCGTTCATCGTGCTGTTGCCGATGGCGGGCCTGCTGCTGATGGAGCCGGACTTCGGCGCCACGGTGGTGATGATGGGGGCTGCGGCGGCGATGTTGTTCCTCGGCGGCGTCGGCTTGTTCCGTTTTTCGCTGATGGTGCTGCTGGCGGTGGCGGCGGTGGTGCTGTTGATCCAGATGCAGCCCTATCGGATGGCGCGCCTGACCAACTTTGCCGACCCTTGGGCCGACCAGTTCGGCGCGGGCTACCAGCTGTCCCAGGCCCTGATTGCCTTCGGTCGCGGCGAGTGGCTGGGCGTGGGCCTGGGCAACAGTGTGCAAAAGCAGTTCTACCTGCCTGAGGCTCACACCGACTTCGTGTTCTCGGTCCTGGCCGAGGAGCTGGGCGCCGTGGGTTCGCTGTGCACCGTGGCCTTGTTCGGTTTTGTCTGCATTCGCGGGATGTACATCGGCTTGTGGGCCGAGAAGGCCCGGCAGTTCTTTGCCGCCTACGTCGCCTATGGTCTGTCGTTCCTCTGGATCGGCCAGTTCCTGATCAACATCGGGGTAAACGTCGGCCTGCTGCCAACCAAGGGGCTGACCCTGCCGTTCCTGAGTTATGGCGGCAGCTCGCTGGTGATCTGCTGCGCCTGCCTGGGGTTGTTGCTGCGTATCGAATGGGAGAGCAGGACCCACCTGGGCAGCGAGGAGATGGAGTTCAACGAAAGTGACTTTGCCGAGGAGCCGACCCATGGGCGCTAA
- the ftsZ gene encoding cell division protein FtsZ has product MFELVDNIPQSPVIKVIGVGGGGGNAVNHMVKSNIEGVEFICANTDAQALKNIGARTILQLGTGVTKGLGAGANPEVGRQAALEDRERIAEVLTGTNMVFITTGMGGGTGTGAAPIIAEVAKEMGILTVAVVTRPFPFEGRKRMQIADEGIRALSESVDSLITIPNEKLLTILGKDASLLSAFAKADDVLAGAVRGISDIIKRPGMINVDFADVRTVMSEMGMAMMGTGCASGPNRAREATEAAIRNPLLEDVNLEGARGILVNITAGPDLSLGEYSDVGSIIEAFASEHAMVKVGTVIDPDMRDELHVTVVATGLGAKIEKPVKVIDNTVQTSMSAQSQAPAPARQELPSVNYRDLDRPTVMRNQAQSNAATAAKLNPQDDLDYLDIPAFLRRQAD; this is encoded by the coding sequence ATGTTCGAACTCGTAGACAACATCCCGCAAAGTCCGGTAATCAAGGTTATCGGCGTAGGCGGTGGCGGCGGCAACGCGGTCAATCACATGGTCAAGAGCAACATTGAGGGCGTGGAGTTCATCTGCGCCAACACTGATGCTCAAGCGCTGAAAAACATCGGCGCGCGGACCATCCTGCAACTGGGTACCGGTGTGACCAAGGGCCTGGGTGCAGGTGCCAATCCGGAAGTCGGCCGTCAAGCCGCCCTGGAGGACCGCGAGCGTATCGCCGAAGTACTGACGGGCACCAACATGGTGTTCATCACCACTGGCATGGGCGGCGGTACCGGTACCGGTGCGGCGCCAATCATTGCTGAAGTGGCCAAGGAAATGGGCATCCTCACCGTCGCGGTGGTGACTCGTCCGTTCCCGTTCGAAGGCCGCAAGCGCATGCAGATCGCCGATGAGGGCATCCGCGCGCTGAGCGAAAGCGTCGACTCGTTGATCACCATCCCCAACGAGAAGCTGCTGACCATCCTGGGCAAGGATGCAAGCCTGCTGTCGGCCTTCGCCAAGGCAGACGACGTGCTGGCCGGTGCCGTTCGCGGTATCTCCGACATCATCAAGCGTCCAGGCATGATCAACGTCGACTTTGCCGACGTACGTACCGTGATGAGCGAAATGGGCATGGCGATGATGGGCACTGGCTGCGCCAGCGGTCCTAACCGTGCACGTGAAGCCACTGAAGCGGCCATCCGCAACCCGCTGCTGGAAGACGTGAACCTGGAAGGTGCACGCGGCATCCTGGTGAACATCACCGCCGGTCCTGACCTTTCCCTGGGTGAGTACTCCGACGTGGGTAGCATCATCGAAGCCTTCGCTTCCGAACACGCCATGGTCAAGGTCGGTACCGTTATCGATCCGGACATGCGTGACGAGCTGCATGTAACCGTAGTGGCTACCGGCCTGGGCGCGAAAATCGAGAAGCCTGTGAAGGTCATCGACAATACCGTCCAGACGTCCATGTCCGCCCAGTCGCAAGCGCCAGCTCCTGCTCGCCAGGAACTGCCGTCGGTGAACTACCGTGACCTGGATCGCCCGACCGTCATGCGTAATCAGGCGCAGTCGAACGCGGCGACCGCGGCGAAGCTGAATCCGCAAGATGATCTGGACTACCTGGACATCCCGGCATTCCTGCGTCGTCAGGCCGATTGA
- the murG gene encoding undecaprenyldiphospho-muramoylpentapeptide beta-N-acetylglucosaminyltransferase — protein sequence MGANVLIMAGGTGGHVFPALACAREFQARGYTVHWLGTPRGIENDLVPAAGLPLHLINVTGLRGKSKLSLLKAPFVLLKAVLQARRIIRQLKPVCVLGFGGYVTGPGGVAARLSSVPVVVHEQNAVAGTANRLLVPLAARVCEAFPDTFGASGSRRTTGNPVRTELFLDTPREALAGRKARLLILGGSLGAEPLNKLLPEALAQVAPELRPEVFHQAGKNHDGVTAERYRAAGVEAQVQPFIKDMAQAYGWADLVVCRAGALTVSELAAAGLPSMLVPLPHAIDDHQTRNAEYLAREGAAFLMPQRTTGAADLAARLTEVLMQPERLDNMARAARQLAKPEATQDVVNICLEVAHG from the coding sequence ATGGGCGCTAACGTGCTGATCATGGCAGGTGGCACCGGTGGCCATGTGTTCCCGGCGCTGGCCTGTGCCCGTGAGTTCCAGGCGCGGGGCTACACCGTGCACTGGCTGGGTACGCCTCGGGGAATCGAGAACGACCTGGTGCCTGCGGCGGGCCTGCCGTTGCACTTGATCAACGTCACCGGCTTGCGCGGCAAGAGCAAGCTGTCGTTGCTCAAGGCGCCTTTCGTGCTGCTCAAGGCGGTGCTGCAGGCGCGGCGGATCATTCGCCAGCTCAAACCGGTCTGCGTACTGGGTTTTGGTGGTTATGTGACCGGGCCTGGCGGGGTCGCCGCCAGACTGTCTTCGGTGCCGGTGGTCGTTCACGAACAGAACGCGGTTGCCGGTACCGCCAATCGGCTGCTGGTGCCGCTGGCTGCCCGAGTCTGCGAAGCTTTCCCGGACACCTTCGGGGCCTCCGGCAGTCGCCGCACCACGGGCAATCCGGTACGCACCGAACTGTTCCTCGACACACCGCGCGAGGCCCTGGCCGGACGCAAGGCGCGTTTGCTGATCCTGGGCGGAAGCCTGGGCGCAGAGCCATTGAACAAGCTGCTGCCGGAAGCCTTGGCACAGGTCGCCCCCGAGCTGCGTCCGGAGGTGTTCCACCAGGCTGGCAAAAACCACGACGGGGTGACTGCAGAGCGCTATCGCGCGGCTGGCGTCGAGGCGCAGGTGCAGCCCTTTATCAAAGACATGGCCCAGGCCTATGGCTGGGCCGACCTGGTGGTCTGTCGCGCAGGTGCGTTGACCGTCAGCGAACTGGCTGCCGCCGGTCTGCCTTCGATGCTGGTGCCTTTGCCCCATGCGATCGATGACCACCAGACTCGCAATGCCGAATATTTGGCTCGTGAAGGTGCTGCCTTCCTGATGCCGCAAAGAACGACTGGCGCAGCGGACCTTGCCGCACGCCTGACAGAGGTTTTGATGCAACCAGAACGACTCGACAACATGGCTCGCGCCGCACGCCAGCTGGCCAAGCCCGAAGCAACCCAGGACGTGGTGAATATCTGCCTGGAGGTGGCCCATGGTTGA